The Acidobacteriaceae bacterium nucleotide sequence GACCAAGGCGCAGGCTGCGGGCGAGCTGCATGGCGTGAAGGTGAATGCGACGCTGCTGAGCGAGCAGCGCGCAGTGCCGATGGATGCAGCGCTGACGCAGAAGCTGCACAACGCTGCCGAACGCTCCGGGCACGATGCCCTGCAGCTGTTCTCGGGCGCAGGACACGACAGCATGATCGTTGCGACGAAGCTGCCGACGACGATGTTGTTTGTGCGTTCGCCGGGCGGTGTGAGCCATAATCCTGCGGAAGATGTGCGGCAGGAAGATGTGGCTGCGGCACTTGAAACGGTCGTCAACTTCCTGATGCACCTGCATCCGCACGCCTGAGGCTATACTTTTCCCCTATGCATCATCTTGGACACACGACCAGCTCGAACAAGCGCGATCATCTGCTGCTTTCGCCCGACACCTTCATCCGCACGCCGATGCCGGGCATCACGGGTGGCTTTGCCATCGTGCATGTCGCGCCGCAGGCCGGCGCAGCATTCACGCAGATGACGGTGGAGCTGGAGCCGAACGGAACGTTAAGCGAAGGCCCGACGCAGCGCCTGGTGTACGTGCTGGAAGGCAAACTGACGCTGCAGGAGCCGAGCCAGCGCAAGCTGCATCAGCTGACGGCGGGGTCGTACGCGTATCTGCCGACGGAGCATCCACACACGATTACAGCGAAGACCAAGGCAAGGCTGGCGGTGATCGACAAGCCGTTTCTGCCGCTGGAGACGGAGCCGAATCCGGAGTTCTTCGTGGGCCGCGAGCAGGATGTAAAGCCGACGGCGTTGAACGGCGATCCTGACCTGGAAGTCCGCGCGCTGCTGCCGGACTCTGCACGCTTCGACTTTGCCTGCAACACCATGACGTATCAGCCGGGCGCGTCGCTGGCGCAGGTTGAGATCCACTACATGGAGCATGGGCTGCTGATGCTTGAAGGTGGCGGGATTTATCGGCTAGGGGATAGCTGGTACCCGACGCAGGCCGGCGACTTTATCTGGATGGGGCCGTACTGCCCGCAGTGGTTCGGCGCGATTGGCAAGAAGCCCGCGAAGTACCTCATCTACAAAGATTTCAACCGCCACACGCTGGCGTAGACACTGCGAGCTTTCTTCTAACGATGAACCTGACGATCAATACCGACCGCCTTCTCGCTGAGCTGCATCACCTTGCGACGATCACCGACTGCCCGCCGACGACAGACACCTCGCTGCCCGAGCCGACACAGGCCGTGACGCGCATCGTGTTTACGCCGCGCGATCTGGAAGCCCGTGCCTGGCTGAAGAAACTGGCGGCCGATGCAGGTTTTACCGTGCGTGAAGATGCTGTCGGCAACACGTTTCTGCGCTGGGAAGGCTCCGAGCCTGCTCTGGGCGCGGTGGGAACGGGGTCGCATACGGACGCGATTCCCCATGCCGGGATGTATGACGGCACGGTGGGCGTGCTGGGTGGGCTGGAAGCGATGCGCGCGTTGAAGGAGTCGGGCTTTGTGCCGCGACGCTCGCTGGAGACGCTGATGTTTACCAGCGAAGAGCCAACGCGTTTTGGCATCGGCTGCCTGGGTTCGAGGTTGCTCGGCGGCGTGCTTGATCCCGCTGCGGCCGATGCGTTCCCCGATCGCCTGGGCGAGACCCAGCCGGACGCCGAGAAAGGCCTGACGCTGGCGGACGTTCGCCTGCAGGCAGGCTTCAGAGGGTCGCTGGAGAGCGTGAAGCTGCCCGAGGGCTACTACGACTCGTGGGTGGAGCTGCACATTGAGCAGGGGCCGCTGCTGGAGCGCGATGGCGTACAGCTTGGCGTGGTGACAAACATTGCAGCGCCGGCGAGCTACCGCTACACCGTCGAAGGATTTGGCGGACACGCCGGAGCACTGCTGATGCCGGACCGGCGCGATGCGCTGACGGCTTCGGCAGAGTTGATTCTGGCGGTCGAGCGGTTTACGCGTGAGGCCAATGCTGCGGCGAAGGCCGAGGGTAAGTCGGGCGTGGATTCGGTAGCGACGGTCGGCAAGGTCGACATCTTTCCGGGTGCGGTGAACTCGGTTCCCTCGCGAGCGCAGTGGATGCTGGATATTCGCGATACGGACGTGGCTCGCCGCAACGGCACGATGCAGCGCCTGCGAGGCGAGATCGCACGCGTCGAAGCGGAGCGCGGCGTGAAGATTACAGAAGAGACGATCAACGCCGATGAGCCGTCGCACAGTGGCGCGAAGATTCTGGATGCGCTGGAAGCGGCCTGCGCGGCCGAAAACGCGAGTTTCCAGAAGATGGTTTCGCGGGCGTATCACGACTCCAACTTCATGGCCCGTGTAGCGCCGATTGCGATGCTCTTTATCCCGTGCCGCAACGGAGTTTCGCATCGTCCGGACGAGTATTCGACGCCAGAACAGATTGCGCTGGGCACTCGTGTGCTCGCGCGCACGATGGCCAAACTTGCCAGTTAGGCTGTACGCGCTACACTTGGTTGCAGTTACCCATGCCTATTGAGAGCCGCAATCCCGCAAACGGACAGTTGCTTCGCAGCTTTGACCCGCTGAACGCTGAACAGATCGAAGCCAAACTTGCACTGGCGGCGGAAGCAGCAAAGCGTACCGAGCGAATGGAAGACCGCGTCTTCTGGATGAAGCGTCTGGCGGTGCTGCTGGAGCAGGACCGCGACGATCTGGCCGCCATGATGACCGCCGAGATGGGCAAAACCATCGTTTCGGCGCAGCAGGAAGTGGAGAAGTGCGCGGCGTGCTGCCGCTTCTACGCCGAACACGCTGCCGGCTTTCTTGCACCGGAACACATCGCCACCGAACGCTCGGCGAGCTACGTGCGCTGGGACCCGCTGGGCGTGGTGCTGGCCGTGATGCCGTGGAATTTCCCTCTGTGGCAGGTCTTCCGCTTTCTGGCCCCGGCGTTGATGGCCGGGAACGTTGGGCTGCTGAAGCATGCGAGCAACGTGCCGCAGTGTGCGCTGGCGATTGAAGCGTTGGTACGCCGTGCTGGTTTCCCGCGCGGCTGCTTCCAGACGCTACTGGTCGAAGCCCGGCAGGTGGAGATGGTGCTGGCCGATGCCCGCATTGCGGCGGTGACTGTGACCGGCTCAGAGGCTGCTGGACGCGCCGTAGCGGCGCAGGCAGGCTGGCTGATCAAGAAGACGGTGCTGGAGCTTGGCGGCTCCGATCCGTTCATCGTGATGTCTTCGGCTGATCTCGACGAAGCCGTGATGAACGCCGTGAAGGCGCGCACGATCAATAACGGACAGTCGTGCATTGCGGCGAAGCGCTTTCTGATCCACGAGAGCGTTTATGACGCGTTCGTGAAGCGGTTTGTCGAGGCGTTTGACAAGCTGCGCGTGGGCGACCCGATGCGCGAAGAAACAGACATTGGTCCGCTGGCGACAGCGACGATCGCCGAAGAGCTTCATGCGCAGGTGAGTGCAGCGATTGCGGTAGGCGGGCGTGTGCTGACCGGCGGCGAGCGCATGATCGGCGTCGGAAGCTTCTTTGAGCCGACGGTAATTTCGGAGATTCCACGCACGGCGACGGTGGCACGCGAAGAGACCTTTGGGCCGCTGGCGTTCCTCTTCAAGATCACGTCCGCAGAAGACGCTATTGCACTGGCGAACGATACGCCGTTCGGGCTGGGAGCAAGCTGCTGGACGAAGGATGTGCGCGAGCAGGAAGCGTTTGCCGTGGGCATCCAGGCCGGTTCCGTGTTCTTCAACCTGCCCGTGGCGAGCGATCCTCGCCTGCCGTTTGGCGGGGTGAAGCGTTCGGGCTATGGCCGCGAACTGGCTGCGGCCGGAATGCGCGAGTTCCTGAATGCAAAGACGGTCGTAAAGGCCTAAGCAAGAGCACAACGACGAAGGGCGCGATCAGAGGATCGCGCCCTTCGTCGTTGCTGGAGAGGAAGCGTTAGAAGGTAAACGCTGCCTGGAGTGAGACACGCATCAGCGCATTGTTGGTGGTGTACGGCTGCCCCTGAAGCTGGGTGCTCGTACCGAAATATGGCGAGGTAAGCACGCCGCTGGGCGTGGCGTAGTCGTGATTATTGAAGAGGTTCTGCACGTTCACGCCGACGGTCAGGTTATAGAGCTGACCGGTGCTGGCTCCGCCGCCGCCGAAGAAGCCGGGGCCACCGCCGTGACCACCGCCACCACCGTGGCCGCCATGACCGCCGCCACCAGGACCACCCTGTCCCGGTCCCCCCTGCTGGCCTTGCTGCTCCTGCTGCTTGTTACGCGAACCGCCGAAGCCGAAGGTCTTGGTTGCGCGCAGGTTCATCACGAACTGTGCGGGGCCGGAGCAGGCGTACGTCGGAACAAGCTGCGAGAAGCTGGCAGCGTTCGCGGCCGAGTGCGAGAGGAACGAACCGCAGCCGGGAATGCTGACCGAGTTAGCCGTGCCGTTCGGAACCAGCAGCGGCCGGTCGTTGAACTGGCCGTCGAGGTTCACATCGCGACCTTCAGTGATGTTGAAGGGGCTGCCGCTCTGAGCGATCATGAACGGCGAGATCAGGATGTACTTCGGCAGCGTGATGGAGCCGCCGACGAAGGCACGCGAGCGGATGTCAAAGCTGGTGCGGCCAAGGTCGGCATTGATGTTGCCGGGAGTGGAGACGAACGAACCCGCGCCAGAGGTGTTGCCGTTGGCAAAGCTCATCGAGTAGAAGCCGAAGAGAGAAAGCCACTTGGCGGTCTGCACGCGACCGTTCACCATCAACTGGTTCTGGTGAAACTGCCCGCCGGAGAAGAACTGGTTGTTGACCGCCGTGGTGTTCGAGCAGGTACCGCCCGAGAGGCCGCAGAGGGAGTTCTGCAGCGCAAGCTGGTGGACGCCAAGCGTATGGATGTAGTTCACGCTCATGGTGCCGATGCGGCCAAGCTGGCGATCCGCGCCGAGAGCAAACTGCTCGACGTACGGTGCACGCAGGTTGCCAGCGGTGGAGTACATGGTGGCACCCGTGGTGCCTGTGGCCGCGCAGTTGGTGCTGGAGATCGGCAGGGCTGCCGTGCAGTTCGTCGGGTTACGCAGCGTGGTGACGATCTGATTGACGCCGTTCTGCTGAATCGTGGTCAGGACATCTCCCTGCGAGAAGCGGTCGAAGAAGATGCCGAAGCCACCGCGGATGACGGTTTTGGGTGTCTTCTTGGGACCACCGATGCCGTATGCGAACGCAATACGCGGAGCAAAGTCGTGATGCTCCTGCAGGTGGTTCTGCGCTTCGAAGCGGAAGCCGTAGGTGACGGTCAGATTGTTAATCGGCTTCCAGTCGGTCTCGGCGTAAACGCCAACGTCCGCCAGCGTGAAGCTGGTGTTTGGCGTGTTGATCACCGTGCGCGAGAACTGGCTGGGCGTGCCGGTAGCGTAGCTGTTGTCCGTGCCGCTGCCGGTAGCCGTCAAGCTGGCGTAGGTGAACGAGCCGTTGGTGTTCGCGGTGGTGTCCGTAGCCTCGCGCGTGGTGCGCAGGCGGCCGCCGAGACGGATGAAGTTCTTCTTCGTCTGGATGGAGGTGTAGTTCTGCACCTCCATGTGGTCCTGATGGTCGGAGGTGAACTGCGAGCTGTAACCACCGCTGCTGAAGGCACCCTGAACGCTGACGGAAGCCGCGTTCGAGAGCGGAATCGTATTCGTGCGGGCACGCTCCCACTCAAAGCGGGTCTCGTTGATGATGCGCGGGCTGATGGTCTGGGTGTCGCTGACCTGGATCTGATTTTCCTGCGCGAAGGAGTTGTAACCGGTCGTCGGCAGGGCAAGGCCGGTGACGCCCTGGTTGATCTTGTCGTTCTCGTAGAACTGGTAGCGCAGGGTCAGGACGTTGTTCTGTCCGATAGCGATATCGATGCGCGGCGTGAGGTCTGTACGCGCCTGCGGCTGCAGCGTGGAGAGGAAGAGCTGCCGCGAGGTGCAGGTAATGTCGCCAGGGACGCAGGGTGTCGTCGAGGCAGCCGTCGCGCCAAGAATCGTGGCGTTGGTGATGCCGAGGTCCTGAATGGCGCGGTGGGAGCCGCCGATTGAGAACGACGACCACTTATTGATAGGCCCGGTGATCGAGCCGAACATGAAGATCGTGTGGTACGGAGCCTGGTAGGTCGTAGACGGAATGAGCGGGTTGCCGGTGTTGAACTGCGAGGCGTTGCCGTTCATCTGGAAGGAGCCGTGGAACTTGTCCGTACCTGGCTTGGTGAAGACTTCGATACGACCGAAGCCGAGCCGGTCATACTGCGCCGAGAACGGGTTCTGATTAATGCGGATCTCGCGGATCGAGGACTTCGGCGGAAGCTGGCCGCCGGTGAAACCGTCGACATAGATCTGGCCGCCGTTCGGTCCAGCCGAAGGACCGGCGAGAGCGGTGAGTTCGCTGGAAAGCTCGTCAGGATCATCAGAAAGCGCGTCGAGGTCCTTGCCCGAGAGGACGAGTGAGCTGGCGTTGCTGTCCGAGTCCACGCTGACCTGCGCGGCGCTGGCTTCGACGTTGACCACCTGCGTAGCCTGACCGACGGCGAGCTTGGCATCGAGGGTCATGGAAGTAACCGCCGCGATCTTCAGCCCTGTCACCGAGTAGGAAGAGAAGCCCTTCATCGAGACGACAAGCGTGTACGAACCAGGCGTGACCGAGAGCGAGTACGAACCGTCGCCGGAGCTGGTAGCCTTGCGGGCCGCACCCTTGGTCGGCGTCAGCATCACGGTTGCGCCGGGGATCGGGTAGCCGTCAGGATCCGTAATGGTGCCGTGGATCTTGGTGCCGCTAACCTGCGCCACGATCGTGCTGGTGCTGGCGTCCTGCGCGGGTGAGTTGATGGTTTCGCCAGGCGCGGGCATCTGCTGCACAGCGGCAGGCGTCGGGGTGGGAACGACAGCGGCCGGTGGAGGCGCGGGGGCGGTGGTGCTGGTGGGCGACTGCGGGGTCGGGTTCTGCGCGGCGCTATACGCCGGCGCGAGCAGTGAAGCGGCGGAACACACGACTGCGCTCAACCATTGGCTACGCAATGACATTCTTTCTCCTAAAAGTGCTACAGCGGACCCATCGGCCCAATCGTGACCGTTCATCGGTCAAACAGTTCTGACTTTCTACTATGGAAGACGAACGATACGGAAAAAAGGCGCAGACATTCTGCTCGGCCGTGCGCCTTTCTTCCATTGTCTCTTATGAACTACTGCGATCCTGCTCCACCTTCGGCACCGCCGCCGCTTTCGCCACCACTGAGGCTCCAGGGAGAAAGTGTCATCGTGTCGCCGCTGGGAGCGGTCAAAATGGCTTCGACGCCGGCCAGCAACGTTACCGCAGTCGAGGTCGTGGAGTCAGCAGTCGCCTGCGTGGAGACGATCATGACCGCTTCGCCGGTCTTCAGGCCGCTGAGGGTTTCTGTCGGCAGGCGCTGCATCATGCCGCTGAGGCCGGAACCTTCGCGCTGCGAGCGCATGTGGGCTTCGCCGTCAGCGTGAGTTGCAGCCGCCGCGTGCTCTCCTCCCTCGCTGCCGCCCTTCAGACGTGCGGCGATTCCCTTCGCCATCATCGGCGGCAGGCGGCGGACGTCGCTGCTGGAGGTGACAGCCACCGTGACGACCTTCTTGGTCGCAAGATCCTTCAGCGTGACGGTACCGGCCGATGGGTCGATCGCCGTGATAAGCCCGGAGTAGTTGTGGAAGGTGCCGGCGACGATGGCGTCGGCGGTCAGCGAGGAGCCGTCAGGCGACTTGGTTCCACGGGCGCGGAGTTGGTCGCCGGGGTGAATGTCCGCGAGGTGGCTAAGAGTGGCATCCGCAAAGCGAACCGAGGTGCCGGAGTAGCGGCGGACGACGGTGGAAGCGGTGGTCTGGACGGCAATCATCTTCTGCCCGCTGGAGACCTGGAGCGCGCCGGTGGCGGGGTCAACCGACTTCACGATGCCGCCGATGCCCTGCGTCCATGCGGCTTCTTCGCTGGCGTGCGACTGCTCGATGGCAGCGGACTTCATCACGATAACGCGTGTCGCCGTCAGTGCCGTGGGCTGGTCGCCCGCCGTGCCTGTTACGAGTGCGCGGTCGCCCGTGCTGATGTCCGCAACAGTACCCGAGGTGGCCGACTTCAGATTCGTGCTGCCGGGAGCGACGAGGAGAACCTTGATGCCTTCCGGCACAGTCACGGTGACGTCACCCGAAGCCGAAGTGACGACCAGGCTACCCGTGCCGATCGACTTCACGGTTCCGGATGTCCGGGGAGCGGCAGGTGCGGCCGTTTGCGCTGCAGCAGCAGTCACCGTCAGGCAGGGAGCCGCGATCAGCGCGATCGCCAGCACGGAAGAAGAAACTCGCATCATGTTCAAAAAACTCCTCATTCACCGGGGTGCGCCCGCCTCATAGCGCAAGCCATCCGGTTAGCGCCACGGGGAAAGTCTATGGCGTGATCTGCACTAGAGTAACGTCCACGAAGGAAAAAAGTTGCATCGGGATAAGAGGTTTTGAGCTCGTGAATGCTGGTTTCGTGGAGGAGGGCGGGTGAGGAAAGCAGGTGGATAGGAAGTAGAAAGTAGGGGGGTAGGAAAACGATGCCGCTGAAAGCTAAGTGCTTTCAGCGGCATCAGGTTTGCGAAGAAAGAAAGATTAGGGGAGTGCTACGGTAGCGGCGAGCCGTCCGGAACGTTGACGTCGAGGTGCGAAGGATAGCGCGCCGAGCCGAAGATGGAGATCGTCTCCTTCTGGTAGGCCGAAGCGGGAGCCGTCATGATGTTCTCGACCCACGTCTGGGGGTTGCGGTCGTAGAGCGGGAACCAGGTGGACTGGACCTCAACACGCATCTTGTGGCCCTTCAGAAAGGTGTGGTCGACGCCGTGCAGGCTCCACTTGTACTCGGCCACCTCGCCGGGCTTGACCGGCTCAGGATGCTCGAAACTCTTGCGGTAACGGCCGCGCAGAATCTCGTCTGCCACCATCAGCTCATACTTGCCGTCCGGGTAAATGTCGATCAGCTTTACGATCCAGTCGCTGTCGCTGCCGGTCGTGGCTGCGAAGAGGTCGGCAACGACGTCACCGGTAACGGTCACGTCTTTCTCCAGCACCGGTGTATCGAAGTTGGCGAGGTCGTCGCGGCCAGAGACGAAGCTCTGGTCTTCCGCCAGCCAGGGGCGCCAGACGGAGCTCTCGCCGTATGTCGACTGCACCGGGCGATGGCGATACGGCACAGGGTTCGCCGGGTCGCTGACGTACATCGCGGCCTTGCTCTGCGGCGAGTTCTCCTTCACCGCAGACGGTGCTGCTGCGCTGAGCGTGTGCGACGCTTCGAGGTAGAGCTTCGCCGGGTGGAAGCCGTTGACAGGAGGCCAGACAGCGTAACGATGCCACTGGTTTTCCCCCGTGCGGAAGCTGGCCGTGTCTTCAAGGTCGAAGCCCTTGCGGTCCTTCAGATAGAACTCAAAGAACGGCGCTTCGATCTGGCTGCGGTACTGCTGGCCGGTCGGCTGCCCTGCGTCCAGCTTGCCGAAGGGGCTGGTGAGCACCTGGCCGGGGCCACGCGCCCAGCCTCCGTGGTTCCACGGTCCAAGCACGAGGAAGACCTTATGCTTGCTGTCGCCGGGCTTCTCGTTACGGCGAAGAACCTGGTACTCGGCCTGCGGGCCGAACATATCTTCCTGGTCCCAGAAGCCGCCGACCTGCAGCACGGCAACTTCGGGCGCGCGAAGCTTGCGAAGCTCGCTCTTGTCCTGCCAGAGCTTTGTGTACGTCGGGTTGGTGAGGAAGAGCTGCGCGGTCGGCAGATTGGTCATGCCTGCGCTGGCAGCGGCTCCGGCGAAGTTCGTGTGGTTGAGGAAGAAGTCGTACTGGTCTTCCTTCGAGTCCGGTCGCTTATCCGTCTTCTGCGCCTCAAGCTCCTGCACGTAGTCGAAGCCGTAGCTTTCGCGGAAGGCGCCGTTATGGAAGAAATCGTCGCCGAGCCAGACGTCACCCATCGGGGCCTGCGGGCTGACGGCCTTCACGGCCGGGTTCGCGTTCAGGCCCACCATCATCGCGGTGAAGCCCGGGTAGCTGATGCCCAGTGCGCCGACGCGGCCGTTGTTGTTTGGCAGGTTCTTCAGCAGCCAGTTGATGGTGTCGTTCGTGTCAGTGGTTTCGTCGATGTCCGTCTTCGTCTTGTGCTCGACGATGGGTCGCATCATCACGAATGTGCCGCCGGAGCCGTAGCGTCCGCGAATGTCCTGAAAGACCCAGATGTAGCCGCTGGCGGCGAGTTCGGGTTTGCCACCGGTGATCGTGATCGGCTCATAGCCGTTGACGCCGTAAGGCGTGCGCGAGAGCAGGATTGGAAGCTTCGGGCCGCTGTGCTCACTGCCCTTCGGCCGCAGGATGACGGTGTGCAGTTCGACGCCATCGCGGGCAGGAATCATGACCTCCGAGCGGACGTACTCGGGCATGGTGACGCCGGGCGGTGGCGGATTGCGCTGCGCCTGTGATGGGCTCGCGATGGCGAGTACGGTGACAGAAAGAACGACAGCGCGAACCGCGCGAAGCATCATCAAAACGTGGCTCCTCAGGAAAAGCAAAGGCCCCGAATGCTCGGGGCCTTGCGTGTTTCGGTTTACTGTCCGGTCAGGTTGCCTTCAGGACGCGTGTTGCACTGCCATCCCTGGCGAGCATGAGCGCCGTCGCAGAACGGACGCTTCTCGCTGAGGCCGCAGCGGCAGAGGCTGATCGCGGGCTTGCCCGTAAGGTCCCACTCCTGCCCGTCGGCATCCTTCAGCACTATGTGACCTTCGACGCGCAGTGGTCCGTTCGGACGCACCGTAATGTGAACTGCTTCATCTGCCATGTTGCTTGTCCCCCTCATGTGACGCGCTCAGAATAGCAGCGGCTATGGTGGATGTTTTGACGCCGTTCCTACTCCAGCCCGACCATGACTTCGTCGATGTAGCACCAGCCCCACTGCTCACCCGGCTCCACGGAACGGATGACCGGATGCTTCGAGGTGTGAAAGTGCTTGGTGGCGTGCTTGTTTTTGGAAGCGTCGCAGCAACCAACGTGGCCGCAGTCCAGGCACTCCCGCAGGTGCACCCAGCTATCGTCCATGGCGATGCACTCGGCGCAGCCTTTGCCGTAGGCTGCGCTGGTGGTGTCCTCAATCTCGACCGAATCGAAGTGATGGCAGTTCATCGTTGCCTCCTTGTACCGCTGGCGCTTCCTTTAGTTGGAGCTCTCTCCAACTACCTTGAACACAACATGCGTGCCGTCGTTGAAGCGCAGCTCATAGCCCCGCGAGAACCAGCCGCCCTTCGACTCTGTTCCCCGCAGTTCGCGAGCACGATAGTCGCCGGGATGCAGCAGGCCGCTCGCAACCGCGCGCAGCTCATACCGCGAGCCGTCGGCCAGCACATCGAGGTGGAGGTCCGTCGCACCTGCCTGATCGTCCGTCGATCCCGGGGCCGTGACCAGCCACGAGCGCGTGACGTGGATGACGAGCGGATAATCCAGCTCGACCTGCCCCGAAGACGAGTAGCGGCCCTTCTGCGAGACCGCCGCCGAAGGCACAAGAAGCCCCGCAATCAATCCCGCTGATAACAAAATTTTCTTCATCCCTAAACCGCCTTCGCCAGACATTCCAGTTGCGCCGCCAGCAGTTGCTGGATGCCACCCTCGGCCACTCGCAGCATCTCGTCGAGCTGTGCGCGGCTATAAGGTTCCCGTTCAGCCGTTGCCTGCGTCTCGACAAAGCCGCCTGCGGCCGTCATCACCACGTTCATGTCCACCTCGGCGCGAGCGTCTTCCTCGTACGCCAGGTCCAGCAGGACACGGCCGTCGACGATGCCGACGCTGGTCGCGGCAACCATCTCGCGCAGCGGCGAAGCCTTCAACGTCCCCGCAGCGACGAGCTTGTTCAGCGCAATCGCCAGCGCGGTTGCCGCGCCCGTGATCGCCGCCGTACGGGTGCCTCCGTCAGCCTGCAGCACATCGCAGTCGAGGATGATCATGCGCTCGCCGAGCGCCTTCAGGTCCATGACCGAGCGCAGCGAACGACCGATCAATCGCTGAATCTCATGCGTGCGACCGCCGATCTTGCCGCGCTCCGACTCGCGCGGAGTGCGCGTGAGCGTGGCGCGGGGAAGCATCGAGTACTCGGCCGTCACCCAGCCCTTGCCGGAGTTGCGCAGCCAGCCCGGGACCGTCGGCTCCACCGTTGCGTTGCACAACACGCGCGTGTGCCCAACCTCAATCAATACCGACCCTTCAGCCGTCGCGACGAAACCCGGGGTCATCTTCAGCGGGCGAGCGTCCTGCGCTCCACGGTCACCGCTGCGAAACAGTTCATCAATTGCCATCCCTGAATCGTAGCCCACGCGAGAGAATTGCGTGATTTCGGGAAGAGGTTACTTCCGGCGAAATAACATTTGTATTTTGATATCAAAACAGGAATTTCGCACCAAAACGGGAATATCAGCTATGTTGTCTTTTGCTGAGATTCTGTACTCTTCAAGAGCCGGAGGCTCCCATTTCGGGAATTTCGCTTTTAGCGACGTTCGCTCAAGAAACAGCCTCTACCGTATCTTTATCAACGACTTAATGGAAATCTCCCACTTTGGCACGCAACGTGTTCTTATGTAACCGCACAAAGTAACGTAAGACAACAACTCGGAGACGTTTATGCAGGCGCACTCGCTGAGCAACAGAG carries:
- the rph gene encoding ribonuclease PH; this encodes MAIDELFRSGDRGAQDARPLKMTPGFVATAEGSVLIEVGHTRVLCNATVEPTVPGWLRNSGKGWVTAEYSMLPRATLTRTPRESERGKIGGRTHEIQRLIGRSLRSVMDLKALGERMIILDCDVLQADGGTRTAAITGAATALAIALNKLVAAGTLKASPLREMVAATSVGIVDGRVLLDLAYEEDARAEVDMNVVMTAAGGFVETQATAEREPYSRAQLDEMLRVAEGGIQQLLAAQLECLAKAV